A DNA window from Eriocheir sinensis breed Jianghai 21 chromosome 22, ASM2467909v1, whole genome shotgun sequence contains the following coding sequences:
- the LOC127002084 gene encoding puff II/9-2 protein-like gives MEIERLNCKIERLNCKIERLNCKIERLNCKIERLNCKIERLNCKIERLNCKIERLNCKSERLNCKIERLNCKIERLNCKIERLNCKIERLNCKSERLNCKSERLNCKIERLNCKIERLNRKIERLNCKSERLSCKSERLNCKIARLNCKIERLNCKIERLNCKIERLNCKIERLNCKIERLNCKIERLNCKIERLNCKIERLNCKIEVELQD, from the exons ATGGAAattgagaggttgaactgcaagattgagaggttgaactgcaagattgagaggttgaactgcaagattgagaggttgaactgcaagattgagaggttgaactgcaagattgagaggttgaactgcaagattgagaggttgaactgcaagattgagaggttgaactgcaaaagtgagaggttgaactgcaagattgagag gttgaactgcaaaattgagaggttgaactgcaagattgagaggttgaactgcaagattgagaggttgaactgcaaaagtgagaggttgaactgcaaaagtgagaggttgaactgcaaaattgagaggttgaactgcaagattgagaggttgaaccgcaagattgagaggttgaactgcaaAAGTGAGAGGTTGAGCTGCAAAAGTGAGAGGTTGAACTGCAAGATTGCGAGGTTGAACTGCAAGattgagaggttgaactgcaagattgagaggttgaactgcaaaattgagaggttgaactgcaaGATTGAGAG gttgaactgcaaaattgagaggttgaactgcaagattgagaggttgaactgcaaaattgagaggttgaactgcaagattgagaggttgaactgcaaaattgaggttgaactgcaagattga